From the Streptomyces nigrescens genome, one window contains:
- a CDS encoding TetR/AcrR family transcriptional regulator produces MDHKILQTTRELIDEVGYPALTVDQVATRAGVGKAAIYRRYASKAEMAFVATVHEQQLPPPADTGSLHGDLLALVRTFHARMATPAARQLAPALISELAGNPELDTRFQDTFLAAEQAAFAGIIEQAVARGELAGPVAPAMAHLLLLGSLASALYLLNLPVDDAMVTDLATAATAGITALAERHHNAPGEAAEPR; encoded by the coding sequence GTGGATCACAAAATCCTGCAGACCACCCGTGAGCTGATCGACGAAGTCGGCTACCCGGCCCTGACCGTCGACCAGGTCGCGACGCGCGCCGGGGTGGGCAAGGCGGCGATCTACCGCCGCTACGCCTCCAAGGCCGAGATGGCGTTCGTCGCCACCGTGCACGAGCAGCAGCTGCCCCCGCCGGCCGACACCGGCTCCCTACACGGGGACCTGCTGGCGCTGGTCCGCACGTTCCACGCCCGCATGGCCACCCCGGCGGCCCGACAGCTGGCACCGGCCCTGATCAGCGAACTCGCCGGCAATCCCGAACTGGACACCCGGTTCCAGGACACCTTCCTGGCCGCCGAACAGGCCGCCTTCGCCGGCATCATCGAACAGGCCGTGGCCCGCGGCGAGTTGGCCGGACCCGTCGCCCCCGCAATGGCCCACCTGCTGCTGCTCGGCTCCCTGGCGTCCGCCCTCTACCTCCTCAACCTGCCCGTCGACGACGCCATGGTCACCGACCTCGCCACCGCCGCCACAGCAGGAATCACCGCCCTGGCCGAGCGGCACCACAACGCCCCTGGCGAAGCCGCCGAGCCGCGCTGA
- a CDS encoding DUF6463 family protein, producing MIKWAGWIITLCGTGHTVGALTLEKAGRYAGTWFSGGLWSEDFADMSPAGSAYWLSLASFGIPLILVGLTVLWLDRRGITPPAFIGWTLAGWTVVDAVVLPFTPWPIFVVACALLLIGIHRAHRDHPAPKGRAATGVNSPQ from the coding sequence ATGATCAAGTGGGCTGGCTGGATCATCACGTTATGCGGCACCGGACACACGGTCGGCGCCCTGACGCTGGAGAAAGCCGGGCGCTACGCCGGGACTTGGTTCAGCGGCGGACTGTGGAGCGAGGACTTCGCCGACATGAGCCCGGCGGGCAGCGCCTACTGGCTGAGCCTCGCAAGCTTCGGCATACCGCTCATCCTGGTCGGCCTGACGGTGCTGTGGCTGGACCGCCGTGGCATCACCCCGCCGGCATTCATCGGCTGGACGCTGGCGGGCTGGACCGTCGTCGACGCCGTGGTCCTGCCGTTCACGCCCTGGCCGATCTTCGTGGTCGCGTGCGCCCTGCTGCTGATCGGAATCCACCGCGCCCACCGCGACCACCCCGCGCCCAAGGGCCGGGCTGCCACCGGCGTGAACAGTCCGCAGTGA
- a CDS encoding phosphatase has protein sequence MPIASAATAPSRAELVDHLVRTRIAGDVATPRENNLSHYRRLANGDRHYWFGLEFGERWVDEQDVLAVMAERCGVIDDPHHRQGQDTIDPELTVDALDRTAAVLRKAAAGQHRVLFATGHPGGLLDVHRATAEALRAAGCEIVVIPDGLRADDGMVFQFGDVAMLERGATLWHTHSPEPMAAILDGLEQAGRPLPDLVMADHGWAGCAGQRGIDAVGFADCNDPALFLAEAEGTLQVTIPLDDHVLSPRHYDPLTAYLLDAAGLA, from the coding sequence ATGCCGATAGCCTCCGCAGCCACCGCCCCCTCGCGCGCCGAACTCGTCGATCATCTCGTACGGACCCGGATCGCCGGTGACGTCGCCACCCCCCGCGAGAACAACCTCTCCCACTACCGCAGGCTCGCCAACGGCGACCGCCACTACTGGTTCGGCCTGGAGTTCGGCGAACGGTGGGTGGACGAGCAGGATGTGCTGGCCGTGATGGCGGAGCGCTGCGGGGTCATCGACGATCCGCACCACCGGCAGGGACAGGACACCATCGACCCGGAGCTGACGGTCGACGCGCTGGACCGGACGGCCGCGGTGCTGCGCAAGGCGGCCGCCGGTCAGCACCGGGTGCTGTTCGCGACCGGCCACCCGGGCGGCCTGCTCGACGTCCACCGGGCGACCGCCGAGGCACTGCGCGCGGCGGGCTGCGAGATCGTCGTCATCCCGGACGGGCTGCGCGCGGACGACGGCATGGTCTTCCAGTTCGGCGACGTGGCGATGCTGGAGCGCGGTGCGACGCTCTGGCACACCCACTCCCCCGAGCCGATGGCCGCGATCCTGGACGGCCTGGAGCAGGCGGGCCGCCCGCTGCCGGACCTGGTGATGGCCGACCACGGCTGGGCGGGCTGCGCGGGCCAGCGCGGCATCGACGCCGTGGGTTTCGCGGACTGCAACGACCCGGCCCTCTTCCTCGCCGAGGCCGAAGGCACCCTCCAGGTGACGATCCCCCTGGACGACCACGTCCTCAGCCCCCGCCACTACGACCCGCTGACCGCGTACCTGCTGGACGCGGCGGGACTGGCCTGA
- the speB gene encoding agmatinase, which produces MTTAASASNGPVGPVDSSRVPRYAGPATFARLPRLDEVGGRADVAVVGVPFDTGVSYRPGARFGGNAIREASRLLRPYNPAQDASPFALAQVADAGDIAANPFNINEAVETVEAAADDLLAGGARMMTLGGDHTIALPLLRSVAKKHGPVALLHFDAHLDTWDTYFGAEYTHGTPFRRAVEEGILDTSALSHVGTRGPLYGKKDLDDDEKMGFGIVTSADVMRRGVDEVADQLRQRIGDRPLYISIDIDVLDPAHAPGTGTPEAGGMTSRELLEILRGLASCNLVSADVVEVAPAYDHAEITAVAASHTAYELTTIMSRQIAASRQGE; this is translated from the coding sequence ATGACCACCGCAGCCAGCGCATCCAACGGGCCCGTGGGCCCCGTCGACTCCTCCCGCGTCCCGCGCTATGCCGGGCCCGCGACCTTCGCCCGCCTGCCCCGCCTGGACGAGGTCGGCGGCCGGGCCGATGTGGCCGTCGTCGGTGTCCCCTTCGACACCGGCGTCTCCTACCGTCCCGGAGCCCGCTTCGGTGGCAACGCCATCCGTGAGGCGTCCCGGCTGCTGCGTCCGTACAACCCGGCCCAGGACGCGTCCCCGTTCGCGCTCGCGCAGGTCGCCGACGCCGGTGACATCGCCGCGAACCCCTTCAACATCAACGAGGCCGTGGAGACGGTCGAGGCCGCGGCCGACGACCTGCTCGCCGGCGGCGCCCGGATGATGACCCTCGGCGGTGACCACACCATCGCCCTGCCCCTGCTGCGCTCCGTCGCCAAGAAGCACGGCCCGGTCGCGCTGCTGCACTTCGACGCCCACCTGGACACCTGGGACACCTACTTCGGCGCCGAATACACCCACGGCACCCCGTTCCGCCGCGCCGTCGAGGAAGGCATCCTCGACACCTCCGCGCTCTCCCACGTCGGCACCCGCGGCCCCCTCTACGGCAAGAAGGACCTCGACGACGACGAGAAGATGGGCTTCGGCATCGTCACCTCGGCGGATGTCATGCGCCGCGGCGTCGACGAGGTCGCCGACCAGCTCCGCCAGCGCATCGGTGACCGTCCGCTGTACATCTCCATCGACATCGACGTGCTCGACCCGGCCCACGCCCCGGGCACCGGCACCCCGGAGGCGGGCGGGATGACCTCCCGCGAGCTCCTGGAGATCCTGCGCGGGCTCGCGTCCTGCAACTTGGTCTCGGCGGACGTCGTCGAGGTCGCGCCGGCGTACGACCACGCGGAGATCACCGCCGTCGCCGCCTCGCACACCGCGTACGAGCTGACGACGATCATGTCGCGGCAGATCGCGGCCTCCCGCCAGGGGGAGTAG
- a CDS encoding SDR family NAD(P)-dependent oxidoreductase, producing MNQTPIMSTTAPGLLAGKVAFITGAGRGIGAAAARLFAREGARVLLAARTESQLKAVTEEIRAAGGTADYVVCDLTDPAGVRSAVNRSVELYGRLDVAFNNGATGQPPGPMDELSEADFDHVCAVNLKGPWLAMTAEIAAIRATARRGALVNTSSVGSLMANPALPAYGAAKRAVNSLTASAAATYGPEGIRVNAIAPGTTLTEMLYAWDAESPGTIEQLNARTPLGRAADPDEIAQAAAWLLSDRSSYVTGTVLRVDGGMLA from the coding sequence ATGAACCAGACACCGATCATGTCCACCACGGCCCCTGGCCTGCTCGCCGGCAAGGTCGCCTTCATCACCGGTGCCGGTCGCGGCATCGGCGCGGCAGCAGCGCGGCTCTTCGCCCGGGAGGGCGCCCGGGTTCTCCTCGCGGCCCGCACGGAGTCGCAGCTCAAGGCGGTGACCGAGGAGATCCGGGCGGCCGGCGGTACCGCGGACTACGTGGTGTGCGACCTGACCGACCCGGCCGGCGTCCGGTCCGCCGTCAACCGGTCCGTGGAGCTGTACGGCCGGCTGGACGTGGCCTTCAACAACGGCGCGACGGGCCAGCCGCCCGGCCCGATGGATGAGCTGTCGGAGGCCGACTTCGACCATGTCTGCGCCGTCAACCTCAAGGGCCCGTGGCTGGCCATGACCGCCGAGATCGCCGCCATCCGTGCCACCGCGCGGCGTGGAGCCCTCGTCAACACCTCCAGCGTCGGCAGCCTGATGGCCAACCCCGCGCTGCCCGCGTACGGCGCGGCGAAGCGGGCGGTCAACAGCCTCACCGCGTCGGCAGCCGCCACGTACGGCCCGGAGGGGATCCGCGTCAACGCCATCGCGCCCGGCACCACGCTCACCGAGATGCTGTACGCGTGGGATGCGGAGTCCCCTGGCACGATCGAGCAGCTCAACGCCCGGACCCCGCTGGGCCGCGCCGCCGATCCGGACGAGATCGCCCAGGCCGCCGCCTGGCTCCTGAGCGACCGCTCCTCCTACGTCACCGGCACGGTCCTCCGGGTCGACGGCGGCATGCTGGCCTGA
- a CDS encoding helix-turn-helix transcriptional regulator, with the protein MDRRELAGFLRSRRERITPADVGLPAGPRRRTPGLRREEVAQLAFISTEYYSRLEQARAPHPSREVLAQLARALRLSDAERDHLHHLAGAPPGPPPGPSREIRQSIVDLLRRLPEAAALVLSATYEVIAWNDLAAALMEDFSVLSRRDRNLIRRAFLGPYRNDRRLYGVSDADEFARTSTQHLRAAAARYPNDPEVTGLVAELLDGSAEFARLWAAHDVTDRPTLCKTFEHPLVGPVSVNCDVLDIADRDQRVVLYTAAPGSPSEEALRLLSVVGTQRMGVPG; encoded by the coding sequence ATGGATCGACGAGAGCTGGCCGGCTTCCTGCGCAGCAGACGCGAGCGCATCACCCCCGCCGACGTGGGGCTGCCCGCCGGGCCGCGCCGCCGCACCCCGGGACTGCGTCGCGAGGAGGTGGCGCAGCTGGCGTTCATCTCGACCGAGTACTACAGCCGCCTGGAACAGGCCCGCGCTCCCCACCCCTCCCGTGAGGTGCTGGCCCAACTCGCCCGCGCACTGCGCCTGTCGGACGCCGAGCGCGACCATCTCCACCACCTCGCCGGCGCCCCGCCCGGACCGCCGCCCGGGCCCTCGCGGGAAATACGGCAGAGCATCGTCGACCTGCTGCGCCGGCTGCCGGAGGCCGCGGCGCTCGTGCTGTCGGCGACGTACGAGGTCATCGCCTGGAACGACCTGGCCGCTGCCCTGATGGAGGATTTCTCCGTCCTGTCGCGCCGGGACCGGAACCTCATCCGACGTGCCTTCCTCGGCCCGTACCGGAACGACCGGCGGCTGTACGGCGTCTCGGACGCGGACGAGTTCGCCCGGACCTCGACCCAGCACCTGCGCGCAGCAGCGGCCCGCTACCCCAACGACCCGGAGGTGACCGGCCTGGTCGCGGAACTCCTGGACGGCAGTGCGGAGTTCGCTCGGCTCTGGGCCGCCCACGACGTGACCGACCGGCCCACCCTCTGCAAGACCTTCGAGCACCCCCTCGTCGGTCCCGTGTCCGTCAACTGCGACGTCCTGGACATCGCCGACCGGGACCAGCGAGTCGTCCTCTACACCGCCGCCCCCGGCTCACCGTCGGAAGAGGCACTGCGGCTGCTGTCCGTCGTCGGCACACAGCGCATGGGCGTGCCCGGCTGA
- a CDS encoding SUKH-4 family immunity protein encodes MSSNTPVLETISARAAAGRLLRWWQDTSDPLAPGGWLSLVGEGAADGGQVLREVGAQVASSVLVDATERTAEELLGEVLAALGLESRRYGGLRWISEVRALPERRLVLLTHVHRMGRTRRSYEAERLLTGTLKALCARTGLQVIAQVDAPGLLRSGDAGLRLEPAGADPAPTPPAWPDEVRALALAEPRTVPPRAWAALVAGLRADDGRPVTEDALQTVLAEHDRWLERREDGVGFVDEAVAESLRRETAPETVTRVNRHMTAWLRTLAPELAHPDGWAAGGALGTYAAAGLAMHAAQADHEQKWTTQTLDELVARGELVAHLPQTALLDAARCAHYGGIGSNSAAADAAYLWDYGVVPATQTAWAAWLHLMATARGDEDFVAGLLASGIRLPWKAVWTRWRPPGGFHASFLAPGVVGETAEVRWHGRPAVAALGTPEVDVSIWDARTGEPLAGPWPEDSVVPEDAHTALTWPDGSGTGDTITTLDALEAAVPGTDAAHPSLLSAPVLTVGELAILGGPGGLFALAPAKGWEETAGTPCRAPLSGPYAAAGPTTPRHATPPGAADLRAVVGEDVFRPLKGDQLPAGLEEDGAREVLTGIGVPAFDESGLRLAPDDDAFLTEYTWPDDAAEDPESDGPFFLLGRWMGGDVVLDGTGGEVFRVPGDEDDPVDGALVASSLENFLAMTAQWLTGLRISRTVDNSDEQYALRQHVSGELWMLDDAGSQSDAWMYIFEND; translated from the coding sequence ATGAGCAGTAACACCCCGGTGCTGGAGACCATTTCCGCGCGGGCGGCGGCCGGACGACTCCTGCGGTGGTGGCAGGACACCTCCGATCCGCTGGCGCCGGGGGGCTGGCTGAGCCTGGTCGGCGAGGGCGCGGCCGACGGCGGGCAGGTGCTGCGGGAGGTGGGCGCACAGGTCGCGTCGAGCGTCCTGGTCGATGCCACGGAGCGCACCGCGGAGGAGCTGCTGGGGGAGGTGCTGGCGGCGCTGGGGCTGGAGTCCCGGCGGTACGGCGGCCTCAGGTGGATCTCCGAGGTACGTGCCCTCCCGGAACGGCGGCTGGTGCTGCTCACGCACGTGCACCGGATGGGCCGTACCCGCCGTTCGTACGAGGCGGAGCGGCTGCTGACCGGAACCCTGAAGGCGCTGTGCGCGCGCACCGGACTCCAGGTGATCGCGCAGGTGGACGCGCCAGGTCTGCTGCGCTCCGGCGACGCCGGCCTCCGGCTGGAGCCGGCCGGAGCGGACCCGGCGCCCACCCCGCCGGCCTGGCCGGACGAGGTGCGGGCCCTGGCGCTCGCCGAGCCCCGTACGGTGCCGCCGCGCGCCTGGGCGGCACTCGTGGCGGGCCTGCGCGCGGACGACGGCCGCCCGGTCACCGAGGACGCGCTCCAGACCGTGCTGGCCGAGCACGACCGGTGGCTGGAGCGGCGCGAGGACGGTGTCGGCTTCGTCGACGAGGCGGTGGCCGAGTCACTGCGGCGCGAGACCGCCCCGGAAACCGTCACCCGGGTGAACCGCCATATGACGGCCTGGCTGCGGACGCTCGCCCCGGAGCTCGCCCACCCCGACGGCTGGGCGGCGGGCGGAGCGCTCGGCACGTACGCGGCCGCGGGGCTGGCCATGCACGCGGCACAGGCCGACCACGAGCAGAAGTGGACCACGCAGACCCTCGACGAACTGGTCGCCCGGGGCGAGCTGGTGGCCCATCTGCCGCAGACGGCCCTGCTCGATGCCGCGCGCTGCGCACACTACGGCGGCATCGGCAGCAACAGCGCCGCGGCGGACGCCGCGTACCTCTGGGACTACGGAGTGGTCCCGGCCACGCAGACCGCCTGGGCCGCCTGGCTGCACCTGATGGCGACCGCCCGGGGCGACGAGGACTTCGTGGCCGGGCTCCTCGCCTCGGGGATCCGCCTCCCGTGGAAGGCGGTGTGGACCCGCTGGCGTCCGCCGGGCGGTTTCCACGCCTCGTTCCTGGCGCCGGGCGTGGTCGGCGAGACGGCCGAGGTCCGCTGGCACGGCCGGCCCGCCGTGGCCGCGCTCGGCACACCTGAGGTGGACGTCAGCATCTGGGACGCGCGAACCGGCGAACCGCTGGCCGGCCCCTGGCCGGAGGACTCCGTCGTCCCGGAGGACGCCCACACCGCCCTCACCTGGCCGGACGGGTCGGGCACCGGTGACACGATCACCACGCTCGACGCGCTCGAAGCCGCCGTCCCGGGCACCGACGCGGCACATCCGAGCCTGCTCTCCGCTCCGGTGCTGACCGTGGGCGAACTGGCGATTCTGGGCGGCCCCGGCGGCCTGTTCGCCCTGGCCCCCGCGAAGGGCTGGGAGGAGACGGCCGGCACCCCCTGCCGCGCCCCGCTCTCCGGGCCGTACGCGGCGGCGGGCCCGACCACCCCGCGGCACGCCACGCCCCCCGGAGCGGCGGACCTGCGCGCCGTCGTGGGCGAGGACGTCTTCCGCCCCCTCAAGGGGGACCAACTGCCGGCCGGCCTGGAGGAGGACGGCGCCCGCGAGGTGCTGACCGGCATCGGCGTCCCCGCGTTCGACGAGAGCGGCCTGCGCCTCGCCCCGGACGACGACGCCTTCCTGACCGAATACACCTGGCCGGACGACGCGGCCGAAGACCCCGAAAGCGACGGGCCGTTCTTCCTCCTCGGCCGCTGGATGGGCGGTGACGTGGTCCTGGACGGAACCGGCGGCGAGGTCTTCCGGGTCCCGGGCGACGAGGACGACCCGGTCGACGGCGCGCTGGTGGCGTCCTCCCTGGAGAACTTCCTCGCCATGACCGCCCAGTGGCTGACCGGCCTGCGCATCTCCCGGACGGTCGACAACAGCGACGAACAGTACGCGCTGCGCCAGCACGTCAGCGGAGAACTCTGGATGCTCGACGACGCCGGCTCGCAGTCCGACGCCTGGATGTACATCTTCGAGAACGACTGA